One window from the genome of Salvia miltiorrhiza cultivar Shanhuang (shh) chromosome 7, IMPLAD_Smil_shh, whole genome shotgun sequence encodes:
- the LOC130993538 gene encoding MADS-box protein AGL42-like isoform X1: MVRGKVEMKRIENPTSRQVTFSKRRNGLLKKAYELSVLCDAEVSLIIFSQKGRLYEFSSSNMQKSIERYLERAREERGNEVEQRMQLQYLKHEAVLMTKKIELLENSQRRLLGQNLGAFSFQELQETENQLHLSLTNIRARKAQLFMEETQKLLAKEKYLLEENSKLRQKCELREQKERQGTLSSEVVTELFIGPPTTRNVQDFSAN, translated from the exons atggtgaGAGGGAAGGTGGAAATGAAGCGAATTGAAAATCCAACAAGCAGGCAGGTGACGTTTTCGAAGCGCAGAAATGGGCTGCTGAAGAAAGCGTATGAGCTCTCAGTACTCTGCGATGCAGAAGTTTCTTTGATCATCTTCTCTCAGAAAGGAAGACTCTATGAGTTCTCAAGCTCCAA CATGCAAAAGTCTATAGAGAGATACCTTGAACGTGCACGAGAAGAGCGGGGAAATGAAGTTGAACAACGCATGCAG TTGCAGTATTTAAAGCATGAAGCAGTGTTGATGACGAAGAAGATAGAGCTACTAGAGAATTCCCAAAG GAGGCTTTTAGGCCAAAATCTTGGAGCTTTCTCATTCCAAGAGCTTCAAGAAACCGAAAACCAGCTGCACCTAAGCCTAACCAACATCAGGGCCAGAAAG GCTCAACTATTCATGGAGGAAACACAAAAACTACTAGCCAAG gaaaaatattTGTTGGAAGAAAATTCCAAGTTGCGACAAAAG TGTGAATTGAGGGAACAGAAAGAAAGGCAAGGCACACTGAGCTCCGAGGTTGTGACTGAATTGTTCATCGGCCCACCAACAACAAGGAATGTTCAAGATTTCTCAGCCAAttaa
- the LOC130993538 gene encoding MADS-box protein AGL42-like isoform X3: MVRGKVEMKRIENPTSRQVTFSKRRNGLLKKAYELSVLCDAEVSLIIFSQKGRLYEFSSSNMQKSIERYLERAREERGNEVEQRMQLQYLKHEAVLMTKKIELLENSQRPKSWSFLIPRASRNRKPAAPKPNQHQGQKGSTIHGGNTKTTSQGKIFVGRKFQVATKV, encoded by the exons atggtgaGAGGGAAGGTGGAAATGAAGCGAATTGAAAATCCAACAAGCAGGCAGGTGACGTTTTCGAAGCGCAGAAATGGGCTGCTGAAGAAAGCGTATGAGCTCTCAGTACTCTGCGATGCAGAAGTTTCTTTGATCATCTTCTCTCAGAAAGGAAGACTCTATGAGTTCTCAAGCTCCAA CATGCAAAAGTCTATAGAGAGATACCTTGAACGTGCACGAGAAGAGCGGGGAAATGAAGTTGAACAACGCATGCAG TTGCAGTATTTAAAGCATGAAGCAGTGTTGATGACGAAGAAGATAGAGCTACTAGAGAATTCCCAAAG GCCAAAATCTTGGAGCTTTCTCATTCCAAGAGCTTCAAGAAACCGAAAACCAGCTGCACCTAAGCCTAACCAACATCAGGGCCAGAAAG GCTCAACTATTCATGGAGGAAACACAAAAACTACTAGCCAAG gaaaaatattTGTTGGAAGAAAATTCCAAGTTGCGACAAAAG TGTGA
- the LOC130993540 gene encoding LOW QUALITY PROTEIN: uncharacterized protein LOC130993540 (The sequence of the model RefSeq protein was modified relative to this genomic sequence to represent the inferred CDS: inserted 4 bases in 2 codons) — translation MGREWLYWVGVPRPSTRRRKPHTQTQTTSAGCMCAVFQLFDLHHHLPLNHQHSLAPFIQQQSISHHAAVDAPRNSLELEEPPAAIQQEENLNFPGGIQIKTRRKDDSGAESSMDSPSTKTPNLVARLMGLDLLPESSSPSFSSTKSKDRNRCFYDDDIKVGARSLPETPKIDYHRLSLQINKENHTNDTRPRFRQQQDENSYAKQILKQVKQTVSTRVGLDITNTTRDEIRRDQNLLIKLSKKNDTKQSTTSPKLRILDTNKSPRNSTSSDTNPPKPKHQPHKESNKTGRKLGPKTSDQAIRNKKEEAFVRPPPANLTEKKSKKAPLSSELLHLSGPTILPVKKGPSPPATKLPQKQAQVSDALSSKRNTQLSSNTSRSYKQPQPQPQPDKIFTAAAEEYRCYIQKVLKRSGIIDKLTPLTLGKWHTPSHPLDPSIFYYLELFHPSGRPXSAAVLSRRCNRKLIFQLVDEILADILRPHLDYKPWINNYXKAPNDLSLVDDVCERIENFPGADCQVLEDIDMLIEKDLRKTAVNGYLEEEGERLVREVEAEIVERLVSETVADGVRTERQKRWLARA, via the exons ATGGGCAGAGAGTGGCTATATTGGGTGGGAGTGCCCCGCCCCTCCACCAGAAGGCGGAAGCCTCACACTCAGACTCAGACCACCTCCGCCGGCTGCATGTGTGCCGTTTTTCAGCTCTTCGATTTGCATCACCACCTTCCTCTCAATCACCAACATTCTCTCGCCCCTTTCATTCAGCAACAATCCATCTCTCACCATGCAGCCGTGGACGCACCAAGAAACAGCTTGGAACTGGAGGAGCCACCCGCCGCCATTCAACAAGAAGAGAATTTAAATTTCCCT GGTGGAATCCAGatcaaaacaagaagaaaaGATGATTCCGGTGCAGAATCCAGCATGGATTCACCCTCAACAAAGACCCCAAATCTGGTAGCAAGGCTAATGGGCCTGGATTTACTTCCAGAAAGCAGCTCCCCCTCATTTTCCTCAACAAAATCAAAGGACAGAAACAGATGCTTCTACGACGACGACATCAAAGTCGGCGCTCGCTCCTTGCCGGAAACACCAAAAATCGACTACCACCGCCTCTCTCTGCAGATAAACAAAGAGAACCACACAAACGATACAAGGCCCAGATTCCGACAGCAGCAAGACGAGAACAGCTACGCCAAGCAGATTTTGAAGCAAGTCAAACAAACTGTGAGCACAAGAGTCGGGCTCGACATCACCAACACCACCAGAGACGAAATCAGACGGGATCAAAATCTCCTCATCAAACTCTCCAAGAAGAACGACACCAAGCAATCCACGACTTCGCCCAAGTTAAGGATATTAGACACCAATAAAAGTCCAAGAAACTCAACGTCTTCCGACACTAATCCGCCCAAGCCTAAGCATCAGCCGCACAAGGAAAGCAATAAAACAGGGAGAAAATTAGGCCCAAAAACTAGCGATCAAGCCATCAGAAACAAGAAAGAAGAGGCATTTGTCCGACCGCCGCCGGCGAACTTGACGGAGAAGAAGTCCAAGAAAGCTCCATTGTCGAGTGAGCTTCTTCATTTAAGTGGTCCCACGATTCTGCCGGTCAAGAAAGGCCCTTCCCCTCCTGCTACTAAACTACCTCAAAAACAG GCACAGGTATCAGATGCTCTTTCATCGAAAAGGAACACACAGTTATCTAGTAATACGAGCCGGTCGTACAAGCAGCCGCAGCCGCAGCCGCAGCCGGATAAAATATTCACCGCCGCGGCGGAGGAGTACAGATGCTACATCCAGAAAGTCCTGAAACGCTCCGGCATCATCGACAAATTAACCCCTCTAACCCTAGGCAAATGGCACACCCCTTCACACCCCCTCGACCCCTCAATCTTCTACTACCTCGAGCTCTTCCACCCCTCCGGCCGCCC CTCCGCCGCCGTCCTCAGCCGCCGGTGCAACCGGAAGCTGATTTTCCAGCTGGTGGACGAGATTCTGGCTGATATTTTAAGGCCACACTTGGATTACAAGCCGTGGATTAATAATTA CAAGGCGCCGAATGATTTGAGTTTGGTGGATGATGTGTGCGAGAGAATCGAGAATTTCCCTGGCGCCGACTGTCAGGTGCTTGAAGATATCGACATGTTGATAGAGAAGGATCTGAGGAAGACGGCGGTGAATGGTTACTTGGAGGAGGAAGGGGAGCGGTTGGTGCGTGAGGTGGAAGCTGAAATTGTGGAGCGGTTAGTGAGTGAGACGGTGGCGGACGGGGTCCGTACGGAGAGGCAAAAGAGGTGGTTGGCACGTGCGTGA
- the LOC130993538 gene encoding MADS-box protein SOC1-like isoform X4, whose amino-acid sequence MVRGKVEMKRIENPTSRQVTFSKRRNGLLKKAYELSVLCDAEVSLIIFSQKGRLYEFSSSNMQKSIERYLERAREERGNEVEQRMQYLKHEAVLMTKKIELLENSQRPKSWSFLIPRASRNRKPAAPKPNQHQGQKGSTIHGGNTKTTSQGKIFVGRKFQVATKV is encoded by the exons atggtgaGAGGGAAGGTGGAAATGAAGCGAATTGAAAATCCAACAAGCAGGCAGGTGACGTTTTCGAAGCGCAGAAATGGGCTGCTGAAGAAAGCGTATGAGCTCTCAGTACTCTGCGATGCAGAAGTTTCTTTGATCATCTTCTCTCAGAAAGGAAGACTCTATGAGTTCTCAAGCTCCAA CATGCAAAAGTCTATAGAGAGATACCTTGAACGTGCACGAGAAGAGCGGGGAAATGAAGTTGAACAACGCATGCAG TATTTAAAGCATGAAGCAGTGTTGATGACGAAGAAGATAGAGCTACTAGAGAATTCCCAAAG GCCAAAATCTTGGAGCTTTCTCATTCCAAGAGCTTCAAGAAACCGAAAACCAGCTGCACCTAAGCCTAACCAACATCAGGGCCAGAAAG GCTCAACTATTCATGGAGGAAACACAAAAACTACTAGCCAAG gaaaaatattTGTTGGAAGAAAATTCCAAGTTGCGACAAAAG TGTGA
- the LOC130993538 gene encoding MADS-box protein AGL42-like isoform X2 — MVRGKVEMKRIENPTSRQVTFSKRRNGLLKKAYELSVLCDAEVSLIIFSQKGRLYEFSSSNMQKSIERYLERAREERGNEVEQRMQYLKHEAVLMTKKIELLENSQRRLLGQNLGAFSFQELQETENQLHLSLTNIRARKAQLFMEETQKLLAKEKYLLEENSKLRQKCELREQKERQGTLSSEVVTELFIGPPTTRNVQDFSAN, encoded by the exons atggtgaGAGGGAAGGTGGAAATGAAGCGAATTGAAAATCCAACAAGCAGGCAGGTGACGTTTTCGAAGCGCAGAAATGGGCTGCTGAAGAAAGCGTATGAGCTCTCAGTACTCTGCGATGCAGAAGTTTCTTTGATCATCTTCTCTCAGAAAGGAAGACTCTATGAGTTCTCAAGCTCCAA CATGCAAAAGTCTATAGAGAGATACCTTGAACGTGCACGAGAAGAGCGGGGAAATGAAGTTGAACAACGCATGCAG TATTTAAAGCATGAAGCAGTGTTGATGACGAAGAAGATAGAGCTACTAGAGAATTCCCAAAG GAGGCTTTTAGGCCAAAATCTTGGAGCTTTCTCATTCCAAGAGCTTCAAGAAACCGAAAACCAGCTGCACCTAAGCCTAACCAACATCAGGGCCAGAAAG GCTCAACTATTCATGGAGGAAACACAAAAACTACTAGCCAAG gaaaaatattTGTTGGAAGAAAATTCCAAGTTGCGACAAAAG TGTGAATTGAGGGAACAGAAAGAAAGGCAAGGCACACTGAGCTCCGAGGTTGTGACTGAATTGTTCATCGGCCCACCAACAACAAGGAATGTTCAAGATTTCTCAGCCAAttaa